From the Papaver somniferum cultivar HN1 chromosome 2, ASM357369v1, whole genome shotgun sequence genome, the window AGTTTTATCACTTAATATCTTTAAAATAACTCATGGCAGGCGGGTTTTTACAATCATTAAACAAAATCCGGTTGGACCATTCACTAGCATTTGAAAGTTTAAACTGTCGTGGCGAATGAACTCGGATGTTATACGAGCTGTAATGAGCCAAGTGTTTGAGAGCGATGGTACTTAGCTTTCATTCCCGATAGATAGGCATAGGTATCAACCGCGCACTGGCGGGATACGTGGTGGGACGCTAGTGGTGGTTTGGTAGAAGAGGACCGTTTCGACTCTACGAAAAAATATACCAGTACCTAGGAACCCATCTTATCACCTAAAGCTCGCGTGTACTTCCAGTATCATTTTCCTTTTCAATTGATGTACCTGCAACTTACGATTCGGGTGAGCAAGGATTGTAAAGATCAAATAACCCCTTTTAATGACATTGTTATGGATGCTCTGGTTAAGATATCATTTTACCACTACAGGAATATCATGATAAGTGATGCGTTCCAATAAGTGATGCGTTCAAATAAATTGATCTTACACATAAGAATGAAGCATTTCGACAATTTAAATGGATATCGTGACAGTCTAAGTATAAATGGTTACAGTAACAATCCCAATATCTATACTGATGTCTTTTTAAGGAGTCACATGCAATTCCAGGTTCAATCATGTCCTAAAGAGACTATATAAATGAAATGCCCGGGTTCACAGCGAATAATCATAGATCAAAAGTCGATGGTCTCTTACCAAACTTTATAGCGAGACGTCACCTTCTCCCAAAATGTCTCCCATATTTTTCATTCAGCACCATTTCACGGTGACTAGATATTATGTCAAGCTTGGAAACTTGTAATTCGTAGCTACATGTAGTAAAATCAATTCATGTCTACCTACCAAACGTCTCGGATTTACTTTCTCAAATATTGAAACAAGACTATTCATGCTTTCTTAGGAGGGTTGCACTTGACTAGGCCAATCATTCTTATACTAGGCTACTTGGGGAAGATTTTAGATAGCATTTATCAAAATAACTCGCAGAATGAGGATTAAGTAGTTAAGAATGTACCCTGTTATAGATGAATGTCCCGATAGAGGTGTGCTATTCTGGGACGAGCCGACTCAATTTTCCGAGCTGAGTTCCCGAAGCGAGTCAATTGTAATCTTCCCGAGTGGATCAATCCGAATTGAACTGAAGTGATTGCCTTGTCCGATATGGTTCATCTTTCCCGATATAAAATGAACCGACCCGAGCTAAGCTTTGCAAACAAATGGAACTGGCCGATGTAGTTAGCTCCGATATGTTGCCTGGTATGTGTCCCgatcaatgtagttaatatcggatatcggttcatctcggccgggaccgatacactggtacaattttatatcggggatattatcgttgaaatatcggttctagatttagagactataattttatattaaacatttctccacacattttcggataagatataatagataacatcaattttatcaaaaaaacaaaagagtaattttagtagacttgcttcgacagctacatgcacctctactaccatccggaagactttcttcgccaaaattacccttaaactttatagaaaacgaccaataccgtctcatatcaggaaatgtaggaaaatttcgtatcgaccgatacggccgatatttgaccgaaacggccgatattcgaccgatattATCggacgaatatcgtatccccgatatccttcttatcgtatcgttttggaccgatatccgaaatatccccgatatatcggccgatacggccgatattgactacattggtcccGATATGTCTTGGCACGAGATGATTTTGATCCGAGCGAGTTGACTGATTCCTCCCGATATGGAATTACACCGATCCGAGTAGGTTAACTAAATTATTGTTATTATGCTACAAACAGACTTGGAGATGATCATTAATTGGAGCTGCGCCGATGAACCCAGAAATGGCCAGACCCAGAATGGATGCTATGAATCGACATGGTTAAAACAAACAAAGTTTGATCGATCTGTAACATTTGGTCCCGATGATTATCTCTTCCGAAGCTAAATGTTGTGACCCGATTAAACTGATTGTGATTCCACGAATTTTAATCACTTAAAGAACCAAATTTGATGAAGTCCTGAATTTGACTCTTGTGACCGAGCTCGAGATGTATTTTACAGAAGTAGCCAAACCCGATGCTGATTGCATTCATCCGAGGTGAAAATTGACGAGATGGTAGGTGAATCTGGTGTACTGGCAAAAGTGCACTGCTCGAATAAATTGATCAGAGCTTGGTCCTACTGTGTGACAGTTTGTCTCGTGACGATTTCCTTTGAAATTTAGTTGATGAATCCCGATTAACTTGATGGTGTTTCCACAGATCTCATCTTCCTGTAACTCCCGATGGTGAAGGTTTGAGGTGGGATGGAGTCCATATCGCGGCAAGGAAAGCAGTTGTAAGATTCTCCCTCTACTGTCAGCATTGTGCACCATTCAAATTATCACTGCATCAGCAAATCAATTCAGTGAATAGCCAAGACAGAAAAATCCCATACGTCACAAGCATAAAAATACCCAAATCAACTACAAATTTCGCTATTCAAAGTTTACAAAATCCCTGAATTGGGTTTGTGAAACAAGATCTGTTGATAGCAAATCTCCCATCAAAACAGAAATCGAGTAAAGCTTTTGAAAGAAAATCCAATTTTTGCTCAAgaacaaaccctagttttccatAAAACACCTTTTGAAACATTTGTACTTAAAACTTTCAGATCGAAGTGTTAACAAACAAAATAAGAGATAAATGAGAAGAAGATTCGTCCTGTTTTGGATTTGTTCTTCGCCAAAGTATCTATGTTTCCAATTTTGTCGAGGTTCTCTTTGAATCTCTGGTTCACCCACACAGAACTTCTGATGTTTTCTCCCCGGAACGTTTCTGTTGCATGTTGTCTGAAGATAACTTTGGTTGGACAAAGTTCCATATTTACCCCTCACACTTCAGTCTCTCAGTTGGCATATCAGTACTAACTTCTACTGGAACTACTCAAAAATTTGAAACTAGGCAGCTTCACCGGAACTTCCGTTGCTATACAGATTGGTGACTCtcggtccccttagtcggcgccagaatgtaatTGCTAaaaatctaacaaccacacccgaaaAGATCTAATACTTAAGATGGAGATCTACTAACAAGTAAGAGATGAAGTGCATCAAAGTAAACATGAACACAAGagtttttacgtggttcggccattAATGAAGCCTACGTCCACGGCGTTTCACTATGATCAGAGTGTTACATGAAGATCCATTAATGGAAGAAGTGTTACAAACTTAAGAGCTCTCTCTCTAGTTGTTGGAGGAGGAAGAAGTCGATCCCCTACAAACATATCTCTCTTTCCCTTATAAAGGGTATGGATACAAATCAAGTTACAAGACTGCCCTTAGGGCTAACTAGATAGGATAAGAACTAGTGAGAAGATCTGATTTCCTACACATAGTTATATCTAAACTAGGTTACTTCCGCCTTGATCTTTTGACACATGTTGGTTACATATTTTGCTCCTACAGGATCAATCAAGTGTTATTGGAAGAGTCCATAAACTAAATTAATAAAGTGTcctgcttcaaaccatataattaataaaccgACCAAGCTTTTAAATTCTTTTAGAAACTGTCCTTTCTGTTAGAGTTGACACCTGGGCCCACCAGATCGGTCAGCTGCGTTGAATAAGTCAAACTCGGTAGGAGAATTTACGACTGTGCCCTTGCCCATTTAAAGACCCGTGTGGTGTAATCTCTCACCAcactttctctttctccctcgttctctttctccctcgttctcttctccctcgttctgaaactagggttaggtattgaagctgtttgaaaagaaaaagaaaactgatgttattgaagttgtttttgcTGAAGACATAGATGTTAACAGAAAGACCAGAGTGTATTTGGAAGAAAAGTTCTACATATTTAGGGATTCATAGATAGTGGTGATACAGTGAAGATGAGGTACAAACCGGGATTGAAACAGTCTGAATCAAGGTAAGATTAACGAAACCCGTGActtaatatatgatgaaaatcattgtattgatagttaattaatttaattgatcgattgatttttagggtttctgttttttttcctttgtaattagggtttatttgaaaccaaatttttattgtttaattagggtttaattttcgtgattgggtgtttgattttaagtaatattgcttaattaggttttcattgggttttcataggtttatatctgattttgtttcatttgtgttgCAGCCAGTTTAAATTTAGGAATATCAGTGTATATGCGGAGCCAAAgaatgagactttggtatttcctgATTGCCATAGAGATGAAACAGACTTGATGACACTTAAGTATATGGTGTATAAGGGTTTGTCTATGGATGTTAAAGAGAAGTTTAATttatattggtttaaggaagaatgtctgtcactgccattgttaaacaatggtgattttgataatttttgggAGGATTCTTTTGTAAATGAGGATGGATGTATATGTTTGTGGATGGGGATGAAAGACACAGTGTTTGGGACTCCAAAGACTACACCAAAGAAGAAGACAGTTAGTAAGGGAACCACCCCTAGAAGATCCCCAAGGCTAAATAGTGTGGATAAATCAGTTGAAGGTGCATCAAGAAAGCTGAGTTTCATGGATGTGCCCATGTCCAAACATTCTCAGGCTAGTAGCAGTGGTTGCAGTCAgtcaaaagctacaaatgaagttaagtttgttgaagatgtggacaatattcagctggaaaacaccaaagaagatgaatgtcacccaattgagaatccagaagctcctccagtatatgacagtgatgaagaCATTGAGTATGGGTCAGATGacgaagaacaagaagagaaagaagaagaagaagaataagaagaagaagaagaaggagaaaaagaaggcaaagaaaaaggtatatttcatttataactgatttcatttattataatttgtaacttattatatggtactgatgttgatcttgaatgtGCAGGTAAGGATGTGGATGAAAGACCTGCTTACATGGATgactttgatgatgattttggtcaGTACATGAAGGGTGAGCATGATGTAGATCTTTTccctgaagaagaagtttttactCCAGTAGATCCTAGCAAAATGGAGGTAAAAACTAGATTTGCAAATAAGGAAGCATTTAAGAAACATCTCAGGGGTTATTGTGTTCTTAATAAGTGTCAATATATTTTGGATAGAAGTGCTCCCTCTAGAATTAAGGCTGAGTGTAGGTTTAAAACAGAACATGATTGTCCTTGGTTTGTGTATGCTAGCAAGAAAGAGGGTGAGAAGACTTTTGTTCGTAGGAAAGTGAATTTGGAACATAAGTGTGAAGGGGATCCCCAAAATAGGAATAGATCTGCTAATCCTCATTTTGTAAAGGATTTTGTTCTTGATCAGATGAAGAATAAGCCTAAAAAAGTTGTTCCAGACCCTTATAAAATCAAGGAAGACTTCTTAGCTGAAAAGAGAGTAAATATACCATATCAGTGTGCATGGAAGGCTAGGAATCTAGTTTTAGAGTCATTATATGGGAACTATAAAGAAAGTTACAATGAAGTACCAACATTCTGCAAGATGTTTACTAAATGCAATGATGGGTCTGTTGCTAAGTTCACTTTTGACACAGTGAATAACACCTTTGAAAGCATGACACTCTCATTTGAACCTGCAATGAGGGGTTGGCGAAAAGCATGCAGGGAAGTTATAGGGCTTGATGCCTGCCATCTAACAGGGGAATATGGGGGAGTATTGATGGCTGCAACTGCACTTGATGGACAGAATGGGTTAGTAATGTTAGGAATTATGGTATGCATAGCTGAAACAAAGGAAaattggatcatttttttgaagcatttgaagGATGCAATATTAGCACATCCAGTGAAAGTGGCTTTCATTTCAGATAGGCAAAAAGGTTTAGTGGAAGTTGTTGGTATAGTGTTCCCTGGCCATCACCACAGATACTGTTGGAGGTAACTTTCTTGTCTAactttgtttcttgtttcttttgtttgtcaGATCAGATAAAGACCTTATGTTAATTGCAATGTGTTAAAATGCAGACATTTATACAAAAATTTCAAGAAGGATTACAAGGGTCTTGAATTATACAGTTCTTTATGGAATGCAGCAAAAGCATACAAAGAAAAGCATTTTCAGGTTTGACAGTTCACAACAGTTCTTTGTTATTGGTTTTATGCACTGTTTGACAGTCAAGTTAAGCTAGTTTTTGATTGGCTGTGCAGGAACATTTTGACAATATTGTGAAACAGAGTGCTGCAGCTGGTGCTTATCTCAGTAGAGAAGATCCTGCTACATGGTCCAGGGCCTTTTTTAACCCTATTCACTGTTGTGAACatatgaacaacaatttttcagaGTCTTTTAACAATATGATCAACAAGATGAGAAATAAACCAATTATAATGATAGGAATAATGTATGCTAACTTAGTGATGGGTACATGGTACAATAGGAGGACTGAATCTGCATCATGGGTAGATGGTAATTTGGTTCCTACTGCTGTTACATTGATTAAGAAAATGTTGGAATTTGTGACTGACTATGGTGTTGACCCTTGTGTGGCTGGAGAGTTATATATGGTGACTAGTCCAAAGAATTCTGTGTTCACAGTGAACATACTTGCCAAGACTTGCTCTTGTTTGCAGTGGCAGTTGAGGGGGTTCCCTTGTATGCATGCAGTGAGTGCATTGCATAGTTTAAGGCCACAATGGAGAaagtaagatttctctttttttaaATCTGTACCTTGTCTCAGAACTTATTTATGCAATTTCTAGGCCTTAAATGTATCTAGCACTAACCTTTACATACTCTGCTTGAGCAGGTACTGCAGTGATTACTATTCAGTGGAGAACTATAAGGCCACATATGCACCAACTTTTGCACCACTAGATGATAAAAGTGAATGGGTCCAGGtactttttcttcttaaatttgtAACTATATTCCCTATTTATATTCTCAACTACATTGATATAAGTGCATTTTTTCTTGCAGCCAAACATGAACAAGAAGATCTTGAACCCTCCTCACAGTAGGAAACCAGGAAGACCCAAGAGCAAGAGGGTAAGAAGTTATGATGAACCTCGTGTtgagaagacaaaaaggaggtgtGGGAAATGTGGAAATGTTACTAACCACAACAAAAGAACATGTGCTGGTGGTGAAGTGGGATCTAATCCAACTGCAAAGAGGCAAAGGACTGAATGTGATGCACAAAGCTTCACCTTCAGCAACATAGAGCCAAGTCAGACCACCGGAGTTAGGGGTGCAGCTAAgtcaaacaagaagaagagaacggCATCATTTGTTGGTGAATGTTTTACAGGGCCTGGCAGTCAGCCTTTGGCAACACCATCTTCTACTCCAGCTTCCACAACACCTATGAGTCTGCCATCTATAGCACCATCTTCTACTCCACCCTCTACAATAAATAACCTTTATCAGAACTTCTTTGGCATTGGATCTGTATCTCAGAATATAAAACAAGGAAAGGGAAGGGGAAATGGAAAGGCTAAGAAGAAATGATTTGagatccgttttctgattttttgtgtttaagaagacaatatttttttcttttgtagactTGAATTAATGTTGAATCAAAAGTGGATGGTTGTTTATTAGTACATTTGCAGGttacattttcagattgttgagttccttacatatagcattaagttgtaaacttgaatgcATAATTCTGTTTTTTGTAGCAATGAAGACTTCATCTGAGACCCATTTAAAACCGTCACAATCTGTACAAGTGAGGTATGCTATGTTCTTGTTGTGTTCATTCTTGCAAAATTTCATCTCCATCTTTGATTTGCAGTGATCTTTGTTGCAGGTTTGATTTTGCAGTGGGCAGTTTTTGAAGCAATGACCAGATTCTCCGCAAGCGTAACAACCATTCTCTACTGGTAATTTCACCATCTTGCATTTGACAGGATCGATGGCATCGTCAAACCATTCAAAATACTGACAGGTTGGAATTGAACACTTCAAAAACATTTTTTcgtttgtttcttttgcttttgaacacaatagttgccttataccattacatggtatatatttgcacctggaATAAATCCAAGGACATACCTTTGGATCATGAATTCCCTGTGCACAGATAGAACATGAAATTAGGGGTTGTTTTAATCTTAATCTTaccttgctgctgctactgctgcctggagagtttacttcattttggctcatgtcttatttatttttatttttttgatctgttGAGTATGACAAATACTATGGTTCTTCTCTGCAGGGCCTAATTTATATGAATGAAGTTGAATCTGACCGTTACAAATCCAACCGTTACAAATCCGACCGTTGCAATGAGTCACCGAGTTGACTCGATACTGGTTTGGTTACGAACTCAGACGAGGGTTAAGTCGTCTTTTACCTAGCAGGTTAACTGCCACGTAGCCAGTTAACTACCTAAAtccgtttttttgaaaaaaacgggatggaaaatgtcaatatcggccagtttatataaagattcaaaaaaacgaccagtttcttaaatatggttcaaaaaggtggttactttattaaaaagccaCTATTAGCTGAAATATTATATTAGTACTTCCTTCAATTATTTATGATACCAGGGTATTTTGTGCATGGAAGAAAAATCAATGATGGTGTTTCGATTACAAATATGCTCATTAATTCAGGGTTGAGAGAAAAACTAGTCTATTTTGTAAACTAAACTCTGAAAAAACATTTGGTAATATCAACTAAAATTGTCTTGATATTGATCTGGCTAGACTTCGCATAAAGTTTTGCTTTCTTTTTATTATGCTCGGATctattttttgctttctttttaaCAAAAATCTAAAGTTTTGCCCTCTTGAAAATTCATCTACATAGAAGAGAAGGTTGATGTCATGGGCTGAATTAGCATTTCTTTCTTTCTCCAGATTGGCATCGTTAAACCACATCGACAAAGTCGCTAGTGGTGAACTTGAGAATTTGcgtggtgggaaaacaaaatcctCTTGATCATTTTGCGTAAGCATCCAATTGTAGGACATTGGCTGGACCTTACCCCCTCGGATGCCATTTCTTGCAATGATCAAGTTAGAAACCAAACAGTTTCTTCTGGCTACCGTGTCAGAACTCCGAATTTTATTCACCATTGTAAGTGGAAGTGAAGTGAATAAAGTGAGATTTCAAATCTCGAGTGCAAGCAAGACTTGGAAGTGAAATAATTGAATTGAATctctctctcaaaaaaaaaaaaaaagaaaaaataaagacaaaagttCTAGACAAGAGAAAGAGATGTCACAGCTCCTACGAATTGGTGTTGCAATGTGTGATGATAATTCAGAATGATGAAGTAACAAAACATAAATCAGAGAGTGCAGAACAGAGAGAACATACATACAAGTGAGAAAATAGTATCCGAGTTTCCAAAGTGATCAGACCCGTGACAACTTTTAACAATAGATATGGATTCGTCCATTCATTCACTTTTGCCAGGCGCTTTCACCCTAACCTTTCATCATACAAACATAAAAGAACAAAAGAATCATTCCTTCCACAAAATTATTGGACTAGACAACTGATGTTacacaatttttatttttctcttcgtTTAGTCCAAGCAGGGATCCAAGAATGAAGGTCTTAGTTGCTAACGGGTTTGAATTAAATGGCCATTCTATAAAACCTATGGATAACTTGGTCGTGCTAGGCTGCGTGCCCCCTTTTTTTTGTAATGGACACCGCAGGTCCTTTATAATGCACTTCCACCTCGTAATTTGTCGATTTAACTGTTTCTGCGTCGCAAGGAAAATCCAGGATACCAGGTTAAGTCACAGACtcgcaaagaaaaaaaaaatcacttatgCTGACAGTATGACAGTTCACATATCAGCCAAGACGTGCACTTGTACTGAAAATGTGCCCGACACTTATATTTTCAATTTCTGACGCGAGGATTGTGTACCAGTCGACCTCTCCTGTTACGCTTGATATAAAGCTGTAGGAGTCTATATCGGCATTATGCCAAAGCTTAAAAGTCCATAtagaaaaaccaaatttttttgatgtgtataaATCTTGACATATCTCACTAGGTGCATAAGATTATGTATGTACATGCATAGAGACAAGAAATCTACACAAAACTGTGACTCTAATCTCTCCATAGATCTTATGTTTGCTCTTTTGGAGCTGGCTAGGTTGAAATATATATGTACTTCTCCTCTTATGCATAACGTTAAAGAAATGAAGTTAAAACCTGAGGGGCGCTTGACCCAATGATTCTGACGTTGGGGTCATTATGGGAGTCAAATCATGTTCTACTTTGTCCAAAATGGTGGAGCAGGTAACGACAAGCACACAACGTATGTGCGATATTCATGACACTGTCTTTGTTAATAAGTGAGATTTGCATTATAGAAGCCCTTTTAACCTTTGACTTATTGTTTCTCAACTTTTAAATACGTTAATAAGTGAGATTTGCATTATGAGTGCGACCCTTACTTGCTCCGTATGTTATACAAAGCACCATCATATGAGAAAGTTTCGAAAACTTATACTTGTATGTATGAAGTGCCTATCTCTCTGAGCACCAACAAACAATTGATATAAATACGGACTGGAAGTGCCTATCTCTCTAAGTGTAGATTTTTTAGAGATAAATGCTTCATACAAGATTGCCAATTTCTCTCTAATTAATTAATTTTCATACATTAATATGGAGCTGTCTGTAAATAGATGTCAATATGCTATACATTTGATACTCCTCAAAAAACAAATTTAATCAGAAAGGGCCAAATGCATTGAAAAAATCAGAGCTACCACAAGAAGTGACAATACTAAGAGATACAAAAACAAATACCTACCAGGCAGCAAACAAATGCAGACTAACTAGCCtgacaatcaaaacaaa encodes:
- the LOC113347396 gene encoding uncharacterized protein LOC113347396, which gives rise to MCPCPNILRLVAVVAVSQKLQMKLSLLKMWTIFSWKTPKKMNVTQLRIQKLLQYMTVMKTLSMGQMTKNKKRKKKKKNKKKKKKEKKKAKKKVRMWMKDLLTWMTLMMILVST
- the LOC113350853 gene encoding uncharacterized protein LOC113350853 encodes the protein MEVKTRFANKEAFKKHLRGYCVLNKCQYILDRSAPSRIKAECRFKTEHDCPWFVYASKKEGEKTFVRRKVNLEHKCEGDPQNRNRSANPHFVKDFVLDQMKNKPKKVVPDPYKIKEDFLAEKRVNIPYQCAWKARNLVLESLYGNYKESYNEVPTFCKMFTKCNDGSVAKFTFDTVNNTFESMTLSFEPAMRGWRKACREVIGLDACHLTGEYGGVLMAATALDGQNGLVMLGIMVCIAETKENWIIFLKHLKDAILAHPVKVAFISDRQKGLVEVVGIVFPGHHHRYCWRHLYKNFKKDYKGLELYSSLWNAAKAYKEKHFQEHFDNIVKQSAAAGAYLSREDPATWSRAFFNPIHCCEHMNNNFSESFNNMINKMRNKPIIMIGIMYANLVMGTWYNRRTESASWVDGNLVPTAVTLIKKMLEFVTDYGVDPCVAGELYMVTSPKNSVFTVNILAKTCSCLQWQLRGFPCMHAVSALHSLRPQWRKYCSDYYSVENYKATYAPTFAPLDDKSEWVQPNMNKKILNPPHSRKPGRPKSKRVRSYDEPRVEKTKRRCGKCGNVTNHNKRTCAGGEVGSNPTAKRQRTECDAQSFTFSNIEPSQTTGVRGAAKSNKKKRTASFVGECFTGPGSQPLATPSSTPASTTPMSLPSIAPSSTPPSTINNLYQNFFGIGSVSQNIKQGKGRGNGKAKKK